A single Syngnathus acus chromosome 8, fSynAcu1.2, whole genome shotgun sequence DNA region contains:
- the pde4a gene encoding cAMP-specific 3',5'-cyclic phosphodiesterase 4D isoform X4 has translation MGVVEAIDPTPSPCPSPVPGGYRLPRSSSYSPLQGRAGAELDLGEAAGGVLEGGGTTAQRRTPLVDLFCETCSRPWLIGWWDQFKRMLNRELSHLSEMSRSGNQVSEYISTTFLDKQNEVEIPSPTLRERDKPMCHISGVKKLTHSSSLSNSTLPRFGVKTEHEDALARELNDLNKWGLNIFRVAEFSNNRPLSCIMFAIFQERDLLKTFRIPVDTFVTYVMTLEDHYHANVAYHNSLHAADVTQSTHVLLSTPALDAVFTDLEVLAALFAAAIHDVDHPGVSNQFLINTNSELALMYNDESVLENHHLAVGFKLLHEDNCDIFQNLSKRQRQSLRKLVIDMVLATDMSKHMSLLADLKTMVETKKVTSSGVLLLDHYTDRIQVLRNMVHCADLSNPTKPLAVYRQWTERIMEEFFRQGDKERERGMEISPMCDKHTASVEKSQVGFIDYIVHPLWETWGDLVHPDAQDILDTLEDNRDWYQSTIPQSPSPPPVCQDKELNACADKFQFELTLDDGSQAECDECEAAACPNHVERDGDKGDEGEDVLAEEEEEEEENEDIIEEEEDDEEVAMEQEEEQGEEQKGEPETESKKERLSDTSPVEEEEDSSSQADDT, from the exons ATGGGTGTGGTGGAGGCCATTGACCCCACGCCGTCACCCTGTCCCTCGCCTGTACCGGGGGGCTACCGGCTGCCCCGCTCCTCCAGCTACAGCCCGCTGCAGGGGAGGGCAGGGGCAGAGCTGGACCTCGGTGAGGCGGCCGGAGGGGTCCTGGAGGGGGGTGGGACGACGGCGCAGCGCAGGACCCCCTTGGTGGACCTGTTCTGCGAGACCTGCTCCAGGCCCTGGCTCATCGGCTGGTGGGACCAG TTCAAGAGGATGCTGAACAGAGAGTTGTCCCACTTGTCCGAGATGAGTCGCTCAGGGAACCAGGTGTCCGAATACATCTCCACGACCTTTCTAG ATAAGCAGAACGAGGTGGAGATCCCATCCCCGACTTTGAGGGAGCGGGACAAGCCCATGTGTCACATCAGCGGCGTGAAGAAACTCACGCACAGTTCCAGCCTTTCAAACTCCACCTTGCCTCGCTTTGGCGTCAAGACTGAACATGAGGATGCGTTAGCCAGA GAGCTGAATGACTTGAACAAGTGGGGCCTTAATATCTTTCGTGTGGCAGAGTTCTCGAACAACAGACCCCTGAGCTGTATTATGTTTGCCATCTTCCAG GAGCGAGATCTACTGAAGACTTTTCGCATCCCAGTGGATACGTTTGTCACCTACGTGATGACGCTGGAGGACCATTACCATGCCAACGTGGCCTACCACAACAGCCTCCACGCCGCAGATGTCACTCAGTCCACACACGTACTGCTGTCTACGCCGGCTCTAGAT GCTGTGTTCACTGATCTAGAGGTCTTGGCCGCGTTATTTGCGGCCGCCATCCACGATGTCGACCATCCGGGAGTGTCCAACCAGTTCCTCATAAATACCA ACTCGGAACTTGCACTGATGTACAACGACGAGTCGGTTCTGGAAAACCACCACCTGGCTGTGGGCTTCAAGCTGCTCCACGAGGACAACTGTGACATCTTCCAGAACCTTAGCAAGAGGCAGAGACAGAGCCTGAGGAAACTTGTCATTGATATG GTTTTAGCAACAGATATGTCCAAACACATGAGCCTGCTGGCAGACCTCAAGACGATGGTGGAAACCAAGAAAGTGACAAGCTCGGGTGTTCTGTTGCTGGACCACTACACCGATCGGATACAG GTCTTGAGGAACATGGTGCACTGCGCCGACCTGAGCAATCCCACCAAGCCTCTGGCAGTGTACCGACAATGGACGGAGAGAATCATGGAGGAGTTCTTCAGGCAAGGTGACAAGGAGAGGGAACGAGGGATGGAGATCAGCCCCATGTGTGACAAGCACACCGCCTCGGTGGAAAAGAGTCAG GTTGGCTTTATCGACTACATCGTCCATCCTCTGTGGGAGACCTGGGGGGACCTGGTGCACCCCGACGCCCAGGACATCTTGGACACTCTGGAGGACAACAGGGACTGGTACCAGAGTACCATCCCACAGAGCCCGTCGCCTCCTCCCGTGTGCCAGGACAAGGAGCTCAACGCCTGCGCGGACAAGTTCCAGTTCGAGCTCACCCTCGACGACGGTTCTCAGGCCGAGTGCGACGAGTGCGAGGCCGCGGCGTGCCCAAACCACGTGGAGCGAGACGGCGACAAAGGGGACGAGGGGGAGGACGTCCTGgcggaagaagaggaggaagaggaggagaacgaGGACATcatcgaggaggaggaggacgacgaggaGGTGGCGatggagcaggaggaggagcagggcGAGGAGCAGAAAGGCGAGCCGGAGACCGAGTCCAAGAAGGAGAGACTTTCCGACACCAGTCCTgtagaggaagaggaggattcTTCTTCGCAAGCCGACGATACATGA
- the pde4a gene encoding cAMP-specific 3',5'-cyclic phosphodiesterase 4C isoform X2: MTQKKLTRQLTLWDGPEGPPPADSITSPMSPGEQSRGPTGSTLFRRLKLNRSIQERRRLSQSHCSFDSENGPSPGRSPMDSQASPGLVLHPSFPQSQRRESFLYRSDSDYDTSPKTMSRNSSINSEGHAEDMIVTPFAQVLASLRSVRSNFTILANVTTPTNKRSPVTSQPTVPQATLSEETYQQMARETLEELDWCLDQLETIQTHRSVSEMASNKFKRMLNRELSHLSEMSRSGNQVSEYISTTFLDKQNEVEIPSPTLRERDKPMCHISGVKKLTHSSSLSNSTLPRFGVKTEHEDALARELNDLNKWGLNIFRVAEFSNNRPLSCIMFAIFQERDLLKTFRIPVDTFVTYVMTLEDHYHANVAYHNSLHAADVTQSTHVLLSTPALDAVFTDLEVLAALFAAAIHDVDHPGVSNQFLINTNSELALMYNDESVLENHHLAVGFKLLHEDNCDIFQNLSKRQRQSLRKLVIDMVLATDMSKHMSLLADLKTMVETKKVTSSGVLLLDHYTDRIQVLRNMVHCADLSNPTKPLAVYRQWTERIMEEFFRQGDKERERGMEISPMCDKHTASVEKSQVGFIDYIVHPLWETWGDLVHPDAQDILDTLEDNRDWYQSTIPQSPSPPPVCQDKELNACADKFQFELTLDDGSQAECDECEAAACPNHVERDGDKGDEGEDVLAEEEEEEEENEDIIEEEEDDEEVAMEQEEEQGEEQKGEPETESKKERLSDTSPVEEEEDSSSQADDT; this comes from the exons ATGACTCAGAAGAAACTGACGCGACAGCTGACGTTATGGGACGGTCCGGAGGGGCCACCTCCGGCCGACTCGATCACCTCGCCCATGTCGCCGGGCGAGCAATCCCGCGGACCCACAGGATCCACCTTGTTCCGCCGACTGAAACTGAACCGAAGCATTCAGGAGCGCAGACGTTTATCTCAGAGTCACTGCAG cttCGATTCAGAGAATGGCCCGTCGCCGGGACGAAGTCCGATGGATTCGCAGGCGAGTCCTGGCTTGGTGCTGCACCCTTCTTTCCCTCAGAGCCAACGCAGGGAGTCCTTCCTGTACCGCTCCGACTCCGACTACGACACATCCCCCAAAACTATGTCACGCAACTCCTCCATTAACAGTGAGGG GCATGCTGAAGACATGATCGTCACCCCTTTCGCTCAG GTGTTGGCCAGCCTCCGATCTGTAAGAAGCAACTTCACCATCCTCGCCAATGTCACCACACCAACTAACAA GAGGTCGCCCGTCACAAGTCAACCGACCGTTCCCCAAGCAACCCTTTCTG AGGAGACATACCAGCAGATGGCCCGGGAAACACTGGAAGAGTTGGACTGGTGTCTGGACCAGCTGGAGACCATTCAGACCCACCGCTCCGTCAGCGAGATGGCCTCCAACAAG TTCAAGAGGATGCTGAACAGAGAGTTGTCCCACTTGTCCGAGATGAGTCGCTCAGGGAACCAGGTGTCCGAATACATCTCCACGACCTTTCTAG ATAAGCAGAACGAGGTGGAGATCCCATCCCCGACTTTGAGGGAGCGGGACAAGCCCATGTGTCACATCAGCGGCGTGAAGAAACTCACGCACAGTTCCAGCCTTTCAAACTCCACCTTGCCTCGCTTTGGCGTCAAGACTGAACATGAGGATGCGTTAGCCAGA GAGCTGAATGACTTGAACAAGTGGGGCCTTAATATCTTTCGTGTGGCAGAGTTCTCGAACAACAGACCCCTGAGCTGTATTATGTTTGCCATCTTCCAG GAGCGAGATCTACTGAAGACTTTTCGCATCCCAGTGGATACGTTTGTCACCTACGTGATGACGCTGGAGGACCATTACCATGCCAACGTGGCCTACCACAACAGCCTCCACGCCGCAGATGTCACTCAGTCCACACACGTACTGCTGTCTACGCCGGCTCTAGAT GCTGTGTTCACTGATCTAGAGGTCTTGGCCGCGTTATTTGCGGCCGCCATCCACGATGTCGACCATCCGGGAGTGTCCAACCAGTTCCTCATAAATACCA ACTCGGAACTTGCACTGATGTACAACGACGAGTCGGTTCTGGAAAACCACCACCTGGCTGTGGGCTTCAAGCTGCTCCACGAGGACAACTGTGACATCTTCCAGAACCTTAGCAAGAGGCAGAGACAGAGCCTGAGGAAACTTGTCATTGATATG GTTTTAGCAACAGATATGTCCAAACACATGAGCCTGCTGGCAGACCTCAAGACGATGGTGGAAACCAAGAAAGTGACAAGCTCGGGTGTTCTGTTGCTGGACCACTACACCGATCGGATACAG GTCTTGAGGAACATGGTGCACTGCGCCGACCTGAGCAATCCCACCAAGCCTCTGGCAGTGTACCGACAATGGACGGAGAGAATCATGGAGGAGTTCTTCAGGCAAGGTGACAAGGAGAGGGAACGAGGGATGGAGATCAGCCCCATGTGTGACAAGCACACCGCCTCGGTGGAAAAGAGTCAG GTTGGCTTTATCGACTACATCGTCCATCCTCTGTGGGAGACCTGGGGGGACCTGGTGCACCCCGACGCCCAGGACATCTTGGACACTCTGGAGGACAACAGGGACTGGTACCAGAGTACCATCCCACAGAGCCCGTCGCCTCCTCCCGTGTGCCAGGACAAGGAGCTCAACGCCTGCGCGGACAAGTTCCAGTTCGAGCTCACCCTCGACGACGGTTCTCAGGCCGAGTGCGACGAGTGCGAGGCCGCGGCGTGCCCAAACCACGTGGAGCGAGACGGCGACAAAGGGGACGAGGGGGAGGACGTCCTGgcggaagaagaggaggaagaggaggagaacgaGGACATcatcgaggaggaggaggacgacgaggaGGTGGCGatggagcaggaggaggagcagggcGAGGAGCAGAAAGGCGAGCCGGAGACCGAGTCCAAGAAGGAGAGACTTTCCGACACCAGTCCTgtagaggaagaggaggattcTTCTTCGCAAGCCGACGATACATGA
- the prkcsh gene encoding glucosidase 2 subunit beta translates to MRNAELRREARLRLAIRLSFSRVERKNNVTESKGGKMAMVCQSLIPLLLLSAAISAVEVQRPRGVPLSKKHFYVEGKPFTCLDDSRTIPFDRVNDDYCDCQDGSDEPGTPACPNGSFHCTNAGYRPVFIPSSRINDGVCDCCDATDEYNSGASCPNTCRELGRKEKEILLKLAEIAKEGFVLKQQLIQEAKRGLEEKKTKAFELEASKKQLEEKLEALRTVKEAAEEPEKEAKERHLKAWEDEKAAVRAEKDNARMAEVFIELDDDGDGFVSLIELQSHTELDTDSDGSFTETEAQALFGDVDKADRVAFEAVWKDIKDKYISESQAPAETPQEEMPHGETREPRSDNDSENYPEGEIPEDDDDDDDQEEEDDEEEEDDDPDEADYNRPPAVQEKKDDEGTMPPYDGETQILIDAAQKAREQFDEAERALRELDDQLKSIEKETNSDFGPSAEFAYLYSQCYEMPTGEYIYRFCPFNRVTQKPKYGGSETSLGTWGHWDGPEGDVYAVMKYENGMGCWQGPNRSTTVKLKCGRETAVTSTAEPSRCEYLMEFTTPALCQEPKTLDSMHAHLEL, encoded by the exons ATGCGCAATGCGGAACTCCGGCGCGAGGCTAGGCTACGGCTAGCCATTAGGTTATCTTTTTCGAgggtagaaagaaaaaacaacgtTACAG AGAGCAAAGGCGGAAAAATGGCAATGGTCTGTCAGTCTCTCATCCCTTTGCTGTTGCTGAGTGCGGCAATTTCGGCCGTAGAGGTACAGCGACCCCGCGGTGTCCCGCTTTCAA AAAAGCACTTCTACGTGGAGGGCAAACCTTTCACTTGCTTGGATGACTCCCGCACAATTCCCTTTGATAGGGTGAATGATGACTACTGTGACTGTCAGGATGGTTCGGATGAGCCAG GCACTCCGGCTTGCCCCAACGGCAGCTTCCACTGCACTAACGCGGGCTATCGACCGGTCTTCATCCCATCGTCCCGAATCAATGATGGTGTATGCG ACTGCTGTGATGCAACAGACGAGTACAACAGCGGCGCGAGCTGCCCAAACACTTGCAG GGAGTTGGGTCGCAAGGAGAAGGAGATTCTGCTAAAACTGGCAGAGATTGCAAAGGAGGGTTTCGTTCTCAAACAACAACTCATTCAGGAAGCCAAGAGGGGTCTGGAGGAAaagaag ACTAAAGCGTTTGAACTGGAGGCCAGTAAGAAACAACTGGAGGAGAAGTTGGAGGCTCTGAGAACAGTGAAGGAAGCGGCAGAGGAGCCTGAGAAAGAAGCGAAAGAGCGCCATCTCAAGGCTTGGGAAG ATGAGAAGGCTGCGGTACGCGCTGAGAAGGACAACGCTCGAATGGCTGAGGTGTTTATTGAACTGGATGATGATGGCGATGGCTT tgTCTCCCTGATTGAGCTTCAGTCCCACACTGAACTCGACACAGATTCTGATGGTTCTTTCACTGAAACGGAGGCTCag GCCCTTTTTGGAGATGTGGACAAAGCGGATAGGGTGGCATTCGAGGCTGTCTGGAAGGACATAAAAGACAAATACATATCCGAG TCCCAAGCGCCGGCGGAGACGCCGCAGGAGGAGATGCCGCACGGGGAGACGAGAGAGCCGCGTTCTGACAATGACTCTGAAAACTACCCGGAAGGTGAAATCCCGgaggatgacgatgatgacgacgatcaggaggaggaggatgacgaggaggaggaagatgatgatCCAGATGAGGCAGACTACAAT AGGCCTCCTGCGGTGCAAGAAAAGAAGGATGACGAGGGGACGATGCCGCCATACGATGGAGAAACGCAGATCCTCATTGATG CCGCCCAGAAGGCCAGAGAGCAGTTTGATGAGGCCGAGCGAGCTCTCCGGGAACTGGATGATCAGTTGAA GAGCattgaaaaggaaacaaaCTCTGACTTTGGACCCAGTGCTGAGTTTGCCTACCTCTACAGCCAGTGCTACGAAATGCCCACTGGCGA gTACATCTACAGGTTCTGCCCCTTCAATCGAGTAACGCAGAAACCCAAGTACGGCGGCTCAGAGACCAGTTTAGG GACATGGGGTCATTGGGATGGTCCCGAGGGTGACGTCTACGCCGTGATGAAGTATGAGAATGGAATGGGATGCTGGCAAGGTCCCAACAGATCCACCACG GTCAAGCTAAAATGCGGGCGGGAGACAGCAGTAACGTCCACGGCTGAACCCAGTCGCTGCGAGTACTTAATGGAATTCACCACTCCCGCCCTCTGCCAAGAACCCAAGACCCTGGACTCCATGCACGCACATCTCGAACTTTGA
- the pde4a gene encoding cAMP-specific 3',5'-cyclic phosphodiesterase 4B isoform X3, with translation MDSQASPGLVLHPSFPQSQRRESFLYRSDSDYDTSPKTMSRNSSINSEGHAEDMIVTPFAQVLASLRSVRSNFTILANVTTPTNKRSPVTSQPTVPQATLSEETYQQMARETLEELDWCLDQLETIQTHRSVSEMASNKFKRMLNRELSHLSEMSRSGNQVSEYISTTFLDKQNEVEIPSPTLRERDKPMCHISGVKKLTHSSSLSNSTLPRFGVKTEHEDALARELNDLNKWGLNIFRVAEFSNNRPLSCIMFAIFQERDLLKTFRIPVDTFVTYVMTLEDHYHANVAYHNSLHAADVTQSTHVLLSTPALDAVFTDLEVLAALFAAAIHDVDHPGVSNQFLINTNSELALMYNDESVLENHHLAVGFKLLHEDNCDIFQNLSKRQRQSLRKLVIDMVLATDMSKHMSLLADLKTMVETKKVTSSGVLLLDHYTDRIQVLRNMVHCADLSNPTKPLAVYRQWTERIMEEFFRQGDKERERGMEISPMCDKHTASVEKSQVGFIDYIVHPLWETWGDLVHPDAQDILDTLEDNRDWYQSTIPQSPSPPPVCQDKELNACADKFQFELTLDDGSQAECDECEAAACPNHVERDGDKGDEGEDVLAEEEEEEEENEDIIEEEEDDEEVAMEQEEEQGEEQKGEPETESKKERLSDTSPVEEEEDSSSQADDT, from the exons ATGGATTCGCAGGCGAGTCCTGGCTTGGTGCTGCACCCTTCTTTCCCTCAGAGCCAACGCAGGGAGTCCTTCCTGTACCGCTCCGACTCCGACTACGACACATCCCCCAAAACTATGTCACGCAACTCCTCCATTAACAGTGAGGG GCATGCTGAAGACATGATCGTCACCCCTTTCGCTCAG GTGTTGGCCAGCCTCCGATCTGTAAGAAGCAACTTCACCATCCTCGCCAATGTCACCACACCAACTAACAA GAGGTCGCCCGTCACAAGTCAACCGACCGTTCCCCAAGCAACCCTTTCTG AGGAGACATACCAGCAGATGGCCCGGGAAACACTGGAAGAGTTGGACTGGTGTCTGGACCAGCTGGAGACCATTCAGACCCACCGCTCCGTCAGCGAGATGGCCTCCAACAAG TTCAAGAGGATGCTGAACAGAGAGTTGTCCCACTTGTCCGAGATGAGTCGCTCAGGGAACCAGGTGTCCGAATACATCTCCACGACCTTTCTAG ATAAGCAGAACGAGGTGGAGATCCCATCCCCGACTTTGAGGGAGCGGGACAAGCCCATGTGTCACATCAGCGGCGTGAAGAAACTCACGCACAGTTCCAGCCTTTCAAACTCCACCTTGCCTCGCTTTGGCGTCAAGACTGAACATGAGGATGCGTTAGCCAGA GAGCTGAATGACTTGAACAAGTGGGGCCTTAATATCTTTCGTGTGGCAGAGTTCTCGAACAACAGACCCCTGAGCTGTATTATGTTTGCCATCTTCCAG GAGCGAGATCTACTGAAGACTTTTCGCATCCCAGTGGATACGTTTGTCACCTACGTGATGACGCTGGAGGACCATTACCATGCCAACGTGGCCTACCACAACAGCCTCCACGCCGCAGATGTCACTCAGTCCACACACGTACTGCTGTCTACGCCGGCTCTAGAT GCTGTGTTCACTGATCTAGAGGTCTTGGCCGCGTTATTTGCGGCCGCCATCCACGATGTCGACCATCCGGGAGTGTCCAACCAGTTCCTCATAAATACCA ACTCGGAACTTGCACTGATGTACAACGACGAGTCGGTTCTGGAAAACCACCACCTGGCTGTGGGCTTCAAGCTGCTCCACGAGGACAACTGTGACATCTTCCAGAACCTTAGCAAGAGGCAGAGACAGAGCCTGAGGAAACTTGTCATTGATATG GTTTTAGCAACAGATATGTCCAAACACATGAGCCTGCTGGCAGACCTCAAGACGATGGTGGAAACCAAGAAAGTGACAAGCTCGGGTGTTCTGTTGCTGGACCACTACACCGATCGGATACAG GTCTTGAGGAACATGGTGCACTGCGCCGACCTGAGCAATCCCACCAAGCCTCTGGCAGTGTACCGACAATGGACGGAGAGAATCATGGAGGAGTTCTTCAGGCAAGGTGACAAGGAGAGGGAACGAGGGATGGAGATCAGCCCCATGTGTGACAAGCACACCGCCTCGGTGGAAAAGAGTCAG GTTGGCTTTATCGACTACATCGTCCATCCTCTGTGGGAGACCTGGGGGGACCTGGTGCACCCCGACGCCCAGGACATCTTGGACACTCTGGAGGACAACAGGGACTGGTACCAGAGTACCATCCCACAGAGCCCGTCGCCTCCTCCCGTGTGCCAGGACAAGGAGCTCAACGCCTGCGCGGACAAGTTCCAGTTCGAGCTCACCCTCGACGACGGTTCTCAGGCCGAGTGCGACGAGTGCGAGGCCGCGGCGTGCCCAAACCACGTGGAGCGAGACGGCGACAAAGGGGACGAGGGGGAGGACGTCCTGgcggaagaagaggaggaagaggaggagaacgaGGACATcatcgaggaggaggaggacgacgaggaGGTGGCGatggagcaggaggaggagcagggcGAGGAGCAGAAAGGCGAGCCGGAGACCGAGTCCAAGAAGGAGAGACTTTCCGACACCAGTCCTgtagaggaagaggaggattcTTCTTCGCAAGCCGACGATACATGA